Genomic segment of Bacteroidota bacterium:
CCAAAGCATACGCTGCGCAACAACGATAGCATATTTTTCTTCAATTTCCCGTCCTTTATAAATATCTGAAGCTTCGATTGGGGCTATACCACATTCATCTGCGCCTAATTCAAATGCTTTTTGTTTGATCAATGCAGTTGTTTCCTCAGGAGAATTAAATATTCTTTTTTCTGAATTTACCGGACCGTCAAAACGCGGATACTGATATATTTTGATCTCATTCAGTATCTCATCCACCCGATCAATATGTAGACTTCTTCCCCCAACACTTGCGTACCAAGTGTCCCATGCAAAAGCGGGCGGAGAATTTTCGGAGCCGATTAACATAATAATTGATTTCGAAGATAAGGAGAAAAGTATCATTTCTGAGCATCATCGAATAGTACTTTTCTTAAAATTGAAGAACCTGCAAAATTCGTTTTTTACATAAAATGCAAAGTTGGCATTAATTATACCTAGCTTACATCCTTGATGGAACACTTTTCATCATCACCACAAATTTTCACCATTATCTTTTATCATGTGTTTTTCAGAAACCGCGAGTTTTGGAGCAGCTGCTATACTTACAACAATTGGAGTTTTTACGCTTAAAAAGGTAGAAAAACCAAATCAAATACTATTTGCCTCCATTCCACTCATTTTTGCAGCACAACAATTTACGGAAGGATTTGTATGGATGTCGCTTTTACACCCAAAATACGCAGGTTTAGAATATATTTCCACCTTTTTATTTCTGTTTTTTGCGCAGGTATTATGGCCACTTTTTGTTCCGCTTTCTATGTTTATTATGGAGAAGACCAAATCGCGCAAAACAATATTAATGTCTTTTGCAATTTTGGGTATTGTAGTAGCATTATACCGATTTTATTGGTTGTTGGATGTGAATGTAGAAGCTAAGATCATAGAACAGCACATCACCTATAAATTTGATACAAGATCGGATTTTACGAAATTTTATTCTGTGGTTTATTTCCTGACCACAGTTACGTCTACATTTATTTCCAGTGGTAAAAAAATGAAAACATTGGGAATTGCCATCTTAATATCAGTAATAATCTCCCGAATTTTCTTTTATCATTATTTTATTTCTGTTTGGTGTTTTATGGCAGCCATTATAAGTGTATTCGTATACATCATTATAAAGGAGATGAACCGAAAAGAAAATTTAAAAACGGAAGTTACGGTTTAGTAAAATGCCATCTAAAATTGTTTAAATTTTCTCAGGAAAATAATTGTACAATTTGTAGAAAACATTCAACAGCAAATAAATAATTATTGTATTTTAATATCAAACTCTACCGAATTATCAGCGCATTAAATTTATGGCATATTATTTAAGGTAATTTGAATTCCATCTGCGGAGAGTATTCCGCAAATCAATTCAAAATTTCTTAACTAATAATTTAATTAAAAATGAATAATTCTAAAACAAAAACCGGCAGCATTGCAAAAGGCAAGGCTACCGAAAATGGTCGTGGTAAATCCACTAGTGCAAAAAAAACAGCGCAACCATCCTCTATGCAATCTTCACAGCTCATGAAACTCTTTGAAACGGAGCTAAAAGATATTTATTGGGCTGAAAAAGCATTGACTAAGGCAATACCTAAAATGATCAAAAAGGCTACTTCAGAAGAATTGATCGATGCACTTCAATCACATTTGGAGGAAACCATGGAACATGTTTCACGTGTGGAACAAGTATTTGAGCTAATAGAGAAAAAAGCTGTTGCAAAAAAGTGTGAATCAATGGATGGTTAATTAAAAGAAGCAGTAGAAATAATGGAAGAATGCGAGCAAGGTTCCATGCGTGATGCAGGAATAATTGCGGCAGGACAAAAGGTTGAACACTATGAAATTGCTACTTACGGAACACTTCGTCAGTTTGCAACAACCTTAGGTTTGACCGAAGCAGCTGAATTATTGGAATCAACTTTAGAAGAAGAAAAAATGGCTGATGAAAAATTAAGTGAAGTTGCCATGAGTGCAATTAACGTGGAAGCAAGTGAAGAAGAAGCTTAATTTATTTAAATAAGTGCAGTTTGATTAATAACTGCACTTATTCTTTATTTTCCCTGCATAATTATTTATGTTCGGGGAATTTATATTTTATATAAGTTCCTTAAATAATCTAATCTAATTTTACTGTCAGCATTAAATTGGTAAAAACATTCATATAAATTATTATTGTAAATGGACCTTCATTCCGGAATGCCTTTATGGTTGATAAACAGCGGACTACCCGCCACATACCCTAAATTAAGGGATTCCATTAAAACGGAAGTGGTAGTTATTGGTGGAGGAATATCAGGAGCATTAGCGGCGCATTTTTTAATGGAAGAAGGGATACCATGCGTTCTTGTTGATGGAAGAACAATAGGGTTTGGAAGCACCTGCAGCAGTACCTCCTTATTACAATACGAACTTGACATTCCCTTACATGAGCTTGCTGAACAAATTGGTATGGATAAGGCACAAAAAGCCTATACTTTATGTTCTCTGGCTATTGATACGCTGGAACGCATATCAACGGAAATTAACTTCCCACATTTTGAAAAAACCAATAGTTTATATTTTGCAGCGAATAAAAAAGATGTAACATTTATTAAAAAGGAATTTGAAGCAAGAAAAAACGCAGGGTTTAATGTCCAACTTTTAGATGTTGCTAAAATAAAAAATAGTTTCGATTTTAAGGCACCAATGGCAATTTTGTCGGAACAAGGTGCAACTACCGATGCATATTTATTTACACATGCATTACTTCAATATAATATTAATAAAGGATTATCCGTATTTGATAAAACCACAGTGGAAAAGATAAAATACACAAAAAATTCAGTCCAATTAATTACAGATAAAGGGTTTAATATTTCCGCTAAATACATTGTAAATGCCACGGGTTATGAAATAAAAGAATTTATTAAAAAGGGAATCGTACAATTACATTCCACCTTCGCATTCGCATCCGAACAAATACAATCACCATTTCCAGTCTGGAAAAACAAAACATTATTATGGAATACTGCCGATCCGTATTTATATATGCGATTGACAAACGATAATAGGGTGATTGTTGGTGGTAGAGATGAAATATTTTCTAATTCCGGTAGAAGGGATAAAATGATAGACAAAAAGACCAGGTTATTAAAAAATGATTTTTCTAAATTATTTCCCAAAATAGATATTATTCCTGAATACAGCTGGGCAGGAACATTTGGATCAACAAAAGATGCTCTTCCCTATATCGGTACCTATGCTAAAACTCCTCATACCTTTTATGCACTGGGTTTTGGCGGAAATGGAATTACCTTCAGCGTGATAGCAGCAGAAATTATTCGAGATATGATAAAGAAAAAACCGAATGGTAATAGTGCATTGTTTGCGTTTGACAGATGAGAATGCAGTATAATATATTTATTTGGCGAAACTCCGCAACACCTTACAATAAATTAACTCCTTCTATCAAATACCTCCATTTACCGGAAAGTTGTTTTTCTTTTTCCACCCAAACTTCCTCCTTTTTGTCGTAGTTAAAATCAAAACAATCAGGGACTGCCTGAAAATATAAAGTATGAAAATAATTATCGCCTAAGAGTCCAATGCGTTCACTTTTAATTGTAAATGAAAAACAACTATCTCCGCTCATATTTATATTCTCAAATAGTCCAGACTCAAAATATTTCGAGATCTTTCTGAGATCAGCATTTGATGAATCCAAAATATACATATTAAAATAATATGCATTTGCATTTATATAAATTTGCAGACTATCAGGTGATTTTTTTCTCACTTTCGCATTACATTGGTGAATGTATTCTATATTCTGAAGTAAAATTGTTTTTGCGATTTCAAATTGTGGCAGATCACCAATGATTTTTTGATCAATACTTGGCGTAGAGGGTTTGCACGAATAAAGAAAAAGCGACAAAACAATAAATAGCAATTTCATTTTTTTTCCTCCTCTATTTTAATATTGATTCGATGTAATTTATCCAACCTCAATGAATCTAAATTCAAGTTGTTTTTCATAAAGTAATCTTGGAAAAATTCAGCAATTTTTGGATTGGAAAAACTACCGATCACCTTATTAAAATATTTCGCCTCGCAATCATTTTGATCAAATGCACATCCCTCCTCATATGTTAGTAGTGTACGAAAACAATATATACGATTTTCTGTATGTCCATTAAGTGTTACGGTAGCATATTTACCCGTAGTATTATCAATATTTGTTCTTTCGGCGCTTGACAAGTATGAAAACAATTGTTTTACAGAATCTCTATCGATGATCCGGAAAGGAAACCTTTGACCTGCACTGTGATTATCCCTTGCATAGTATAATTCCCCGGAAAAGTAAATAACGTCTTCGTCATATATTTTGATATGTGTTCTGGTTTTTTGTGAAATAAGTAAGTAGATGGCATACCCAAATACAAAAAATATCAAAAAAAGAAATGTTTTTTTTACCATTTATTTCAATGTTAATTTCGCTCTATCCAATAAAGGTAATATTAATCCAACTTATGGAAAGGTTGGATCGCTTCGCTGCCAACCGTTTCCATAAGTTGGATTAAAAAAAACCGCATCGAGGAGCTGATGCGGTTTGGCAATTTGGCATTATGATAATTTTAAAAAATAGTAAGATTTTGAGATTCAATTTTTGAACCTGTATTAATTTCTATAAAATAATTTCCTGAGGTTAAGGTTGAAATATCAATTGCTGTTGTAGAATTTAATTGATTATTTAATTCAATTAATATACGACCGGTAACATCTGAAATTTTAATACTTTCAATTGTTTCCCCTGAATTATTTGCAATATAAACTACATCATTTGCAGGATTAGGATATAACGTAATATCAGAAACTTCACTTTCGTTAATCGCTGTATTTTCGTCCGCTTCCATTGTACGTGATTCGGAAATAACGGGAACAAGATCGCGGTTGATCTTAATTGCAGTTACATCGCTGAAAGAGAATGTGCTTTCAGATGCATCTGTTTTGCCGGTAATATTATCCACTACAACTATACTCAAAGTTCCTATCTGACCATTTCCTTCAATATTAACTCTGTCTTTTCTAACGATACTGTTTACAACAAGTTGTTCGTCGCCGAAATTTTTGTTAAGGCGCAAAGTTTCACCAACATTACCCATCCAGCCATCATCAAAACTTACCCTTGTGCTTGCAGCATCTATCACATCCGATTCGATATTAATTGTAAATGCGATACCATAAATTTCTTCTACCACGGTCATATCATCTCCCAACATAATTGGAATTTCATTTAAACCAATATGCAACATGTCGTCAGTTGGTGCAAAATAAAGAGGAGCATCACCTGCTTCTGTGCGCAAATTATTTAATGGGTGATCAAGACCTAAATTATTAATTACTGCAGTGGTATCATCATCATTAATTGTTCCGTTACCATCGCAATCGGTCCATTTTAGATCATTTAAAATATACCAGTAAACAGAATCCGGTTCCATCCAAGCTGCAGAAAGTTTTCCTGACCAATCAATAGTCATATCATCTCGTGAGTTTCCGGTTGCTCCGTAATTAATTCCAATTTCAAATAAGTCGGTTGCATTTGCATAACCATCATTATTTGCATCTCCCGGCCAAACACAATTAAAGATACATGGATCAAAAGTGCCATCGGGATTTGATTTTATTATAGTGAAACGCTGACTGAAATCCTCAATAAATTGTCTGCCGGCAATTAAATAACCACCATCTGGAGTATTTTCCACATCAAAAACTTCCATACCACTTGATATTCCCATTGCAGCTACAATTGGAATTGTTATCTCACCTGTTTCCACTCCGCTATTATCGGTTACCCAACCACTTGTGCTGTTATCGCCACCATCCTGAGTCCAAACAACATAATTATCCGTTCCAAGAGGTAAAGCCCAGGCGCCTTCTTCCCAATCGTATCCATGATTATAGGTATTCACCCATTCCAAAGTTCCGTCATTTGCTATTTTTCTAACAGTTCCGGAATAAAATCCCAAAATGTCGGAACCAGAGCCGCTTAATAATAAACCGCCATCAGAAGTTGTTTTTAAGCTATTGCTGTATCCATATTCCCAGGATAAAACGAAATCATATACACCTGTCCACTCCAAATTAAGATCGCTATCGAATTTATATACAAGCTTTTTATTTCCACTTCCTGTAGCATAGGCAAAACCACCATCGTCGGTAGCTACCATTCCTGTTTCCTTATATTCCCAGTAACTCCATGCCCAACCACCTGTAGTATCAGGAGCGATTGTAAAATTGGAAAGATTATTACCTGAAGCATCAAATTCATAGAAATTATGATAGAAATCGGTTAGTCCACCAGTTATAATTCTGCCATCTGTTAGTTGCACGGCTTGTCCGCCATACATATAATAAGTTCCTATGAAAGCCGAATTTTCCCATAATACATTTCCGTCTCCATCAACCTTATATAAGCCGGGAGCGTAAGAATCTGTTGCGCCATAAATAACCGCACCGCCATCAGCAGTTGGTAAAGCATTCATAGCTGTAACATAAAGCCATGGTAACCCCGCCGGAGTCATCCCCCATTGTTTTTCGCCATCGCTATTGAGTTTTACAACATAATTTGGAGTAACATCCATTAATCCCGGGTCATCACCACCGTATCCAACGGCCCAAATATTTCCATCAGGAGCAACAGCAACATCCTGAGCCCAATGCCCAATCTGTCCAAAGCCCCAGGTTTGTGCGCTCATACTGTTTGAAAATAGAATTGCCATTAAACAAATGGCGAAAGGAGTAGTTATTTTATTCATAAGTATCTAAGTTTATCGGAGACAATTATACAACTACAAATATCTGAATACCCAAGTGAATACAA
This window contains:
- a CDS encoding FAD-binding oxidoreductase, yielding MDLHSGMPLWLINSGLPATYPKLRDSIKTEVVVIGGGISGALAAHFLMEEGIPCVLVDGRTIGFGSTCSSTSLLQYELDIPLHELAEQIGMDKAQKAYTLCSLAIDTLERISTEINFPHFEKTNSLYFAANKKDVTFIKKEFEARKNAGFNVQLLDVAKIKNSFDFKAPMAILSEQGATTDAYLFTHALLQYNINKGLSVFDKTTVEKIKYTKNSVQLITDKGFNISAKYIVNATGYEIKEFIKKGIVQLHSTFAFASEQIQSPFPVWKNKTLLWNTADPYLYMRLTNDNRVIVGGRDEIFSNSGRRDKMIDKKTRLLKNDFSKLFPKIDIIPEYSWAGTFGSTKDALPYIGTYAKTPHTFYALGFGGNGITFSVIAAEIIRDMIKKKPNGNSALFAFDR
- a CDS encoding T9SS type A sorting domain-containing protein — encoded protein: MNKITTPFAICLMAILFSNSMSAQTWGFGQIGHWAQDVAVAPDGNIWAVGYGGDDPGLMDVTPNYVVKLNSDGEKQWGMTPAGLPWLYVTAMNALPTADGGAVIYGATDSYAPGLYKVDGDGNVLWENSAFIGTYYMYGGQAVQLTDGRIITGGLTDFYHNFYEFDASGNNLSNFTIAPDTTGGWAWSYWEYKETGMVATDDGGFAYATGSGNKKLVYKFDSDLNLEWTGVYDFVLSWEYGYSNSLKTTSDGGLLLSGSGSDILGFYSGTVRKIANDGTLEWVNTYNHGYDWEEGAWALPLGTDNYVVWTQDGGDNSTSGWVTDNSGVETGEITIPIVAAMGISSGMEVFDVENTPDGGYLIAGRQFIEDFSQRFTIIKSNPDGTFDPCIFNCVWPGDANNDGYANATDLFEIGINYGATGNSRDDMTIDWSGKLSAAWMEPDSVYWYILNDLKWTDCDGNGTINDDDTTAVINNLGLDHPLNNLRTEAGDAPLYFAPTDDMLHIGLNEIPIMLGDDMTVVEEIYGIAFTINIESDVIDAASTRVSFDDGWMGNVGETLRLNKNFGDEQLVVNSIVRKDRVNIEGNGQIGTLSIVVVDNITGKTDASESTFSFSDVTAIKINRDLVPVISESRTMEADENTAINESEVSDITLYPNPANDVVYIANNSGETIESIKISDVTGRILIELNNQLNSTTAIDISTLTSGNYFIEINTGSKIESQNLTIF